Proteins encoded together in one Oreochromis aureus strain Israel breed Guangdong linkage group 23, ZZ_aureus, whole genome shotgun sequence window:
- the mrpl39 gene encoding 39S ribosomal protein L39, mitochondrial, with the protein MASRTVCRIFQRRFASAAAAQRPSLAEVRSQRNAVFSREQARQRALYPRIEKIEVSMQGPGLDGALLVMNKGMSTPLSCARHLTEHHVTNSALALVDGEPWPLHQPLTHSCSLTLLTFKDNDPTLVNEAYWRSCAALLGQVLETAFKDDYTVELLRTPEVPVLSGAFCCDVVLDPHLDSWTPSEESLRSLTRGAQQLIHQDLAWEPLEVAPSVALEAFSHSRCKQEEVEQKASQNPKGTVMLYRCGDHVLLSGGPLVARTGLCSQYEVTALHSLGQGSWGLHRRAQGLSLPLQLQAHHTVWRKLRQRAEKLVDVPGPEVAAPPSPPNSPQLPASH; encoded by the exons ATGGCGAGCAGGACCGTGTGTCGAATTTTCCAGCGAC GCTTTGCGTCCGCTGCGGCAGCTCAGCGTCCATCTCTGGCTGAGGTACGCAGTCAGCGTAACGCCGTCTTCTCCAGAGAGCAGGCCAGGCAGAGAGCTCTGTACCCCCGCATCGAGAAGATCGAGGTGTCCATGCAGGGCCCCGGGCTGGACGGTGCGCTGCTCGTCATGAACAAAGGAATGTCCACCCCGCTGAGCTGCGCTAGAC ATCTGACGGAGCATCATGTGACAAACTCAGCTCTGGCTCTTGTGGACGGAGAACCATGGCCTCTCCACCAGCCCCTCACCCACTCCTGCTCGCTCACTCTGCTCACGTTTAAAGACAACGACCCCACACTGGTCAATGAG GCGTACTGGCGTTCCTGCGCTGCCCTGCTGGGTCAGGTGCTGGAGACAGCCTTCAAGGATGATTACACTGTGGAGCTGCTCCGCACACCTGAAGTGCCAG TCCTCTCTGGGGCCTTCTGCTGTGACGTGGTGCTCGACCCCCACCTCGACTCATGGACTCCCTCTGAG GAGTCGTTACGCTCTTTGACCAGAGGGGCCCAGCAGCTCATCCACCAAGACCTGGCCTGGGAGCCTCTGGAAGTGGCGCCCTCTGTAGCACTGGAGGCTTTCTCACACAGCAG GTGTAAGCAGGAAGAAGTGGAACAGAAAGCATCTCAAAATCCCAAAGGCACAGTGATGCTCTACAG ATGCGGCGACCATGTACTCCTGAGTGGGGGCCCCCTGGTGGCCAGAACAGGCTTGTGCTCCCAGTATGAGGTGACGGCCCTCCACAGCCTGGGGCAGGGATCCTGGGGCCTCCATCGTCGAGCACAGGGCCTCTCCCTGCCTCTGCAGCTTCAG GCTCACCACACAGTCTGGAGGAAACTGAGGCAACGGGCAGAGAAACTG GTGGATGTGCCGGGTCCTGAAGTAGCAGCTCCACCATCTCCTCCCAACTCACCTCAACTTCCAGCCAGCCACTAA
- the LOC116319192 gene encoding ras-related protein Rap-2a-like codes for MREYKVVVLGSGGVGKSALTVQFVTGTFIEKYDPTIEDFYRKEIEVDSSPSVLEILDTAGTEQFASMRDLYIRNGQGFILVYSLVNQQSFQDIKPMRDQIIRVKRYQQVPVVLVGNKVDLEDEREVSPSEGQALAEDWGCPFMETSAKSKTMVDELFAEIVRQMDFCPLPDRREACCPACSIQ; via the exons ATGCGGGAGTATAAGGTGGTGGTGCTCGGCAGCGGCGGGGTGGGGAAGTCCGCGCTGACGGTCCAGTTTGTCACCGGGACATTTATAGAAAAGTACGACCCGACCATTGAAGATTTCTACAGGAAGGAGATCGAGGTGGACTCCTCTCCGTCGGTGCTGGAGATCCTCGACACGGCCGGCACCGAGCAGTTCGCCTCAATGAGAGACCTTTACATCAGAAACGGCCAGGGCTTCATCCTGGTCTACAGCCTGGTCAACCAGCAAAGTTTTCAGGACATCAAACCCATGAGAGATCAGATCATCAGGGTGAAAAG GTACCAGCAGGTACCGGTGGTGCTGGTGGGCAACAAGGTGGACCTGGAGGATGAGAGGGAGGTGTCTCCCAGCGAGGGCCAGGCGCTGGCTGAGGATTGGGGCTGCCCCTTCATGGAGACGTCAGCCAAGAGCAAGACCATGGTGGATGAGCTTTTCGCGGAGATCGTCAGGCAGATGGACTTCTGCCCTCTGCCGGACCGGAGAGAGGCCTGCTGCCCCGCCTGTAGCATACAGTAG